Sequence from the Fictibacillus arsenicus genome:
ATCTATATAAATGGAAAAGTTCTAACAAAGGAAGAAGCCGTAATTTCGCCTTATGACCACGGGTTTATGTATGGTCTTGGAGCGTTTGAAACGTTCAGAACGTATAATGGCTTTCCTTATTTGGTCGATGAGCATATAGATCGGCTTCAAGAAGCACTAAAAGAGTTAAATATTAGTGCAGTAATAAATAAAGAACATGTTATTGAAATGGTTCAAACCCTTCTGCAAAAAAATAAATTAGAGAATGCATATTTTCGTTTAAACGTCTCAGCGGGTAACGGTGATATAGGATTGCAAACCGATCCTTATGAAAATCCCGTGGTTATTCTTTATACGAAGCCGCTTCCGCAATCTATCGCTTCTGCGAAAGAACTGATCATACTCAAGACCGTACGCAACACTCCAGAAGGCAAACAAAGGTTAAAATCACATCACTACTTAAACAGCATACTTGGCAAAAGAGAGCTTAAAGATCCAGCAGGGCAAGAAGGTATGTTTCTAACAGAAGATGGGTTTATCAGCGAAGGCACAGTCTCCAACCTTTTTTGGTTTAAAAATGGAACATTGTTCACTCCGGGATTGTCAACGGGTATTCTAAACGGCATTACAAGAAAATGGGTTTTAAATGCTTCAGAGAAAATGAACATTCCTTTTGAAACGGGGAATTATAAAATAAATGAACTTCATAATGCGGATGAAGTCTTTCTAACAAATTCAATTCAGGAACTTGTCCCGGTTAACCGGTTCGAACAAAAACACTTTCCTGGTGCGGAAGGGCAACTTTTTCAAAAACTAAAAGCAAAGTACACAGAAGATACGAATAATAGACGCCGAACGATTTAAGGTTTTAAGAAAGGGTAGATAGTCTATGCATGAAATGATCATGAACCAGCCTAAGCTGATGTGCGGAGAATACGTACTCGATTTTTCGAAGAAAACATATGTGATGGGGATATTGAACGTAACTCCTGATTCTTTCTCAGATGGCGGACATCATAACCGGATTGAACAAGCCATCGTCCACGCAAAAGAGATGGTGAGGGACGGAGCTGACATTATCGATGTTGGCGGTGAATCCACTAGACCTGGTGCTGCAAAAGTAACGCTCGAAGAAGAACTAGAACGGGTGATCCCTGTCATTGAAGCATTGAAACAGGAAGTTAATGTGCCGATTTCAATCGATACGTATAAAGCTGAAACGGCAAGACAAGCTGTTCAAGCTGGTGCTCATATCATCAACGACGTATGGGGTGCTAAACTGGATCCTGAGATGCCTCGTGTTATGGCCGAAACAAATGTACCTGTGATCTTAATGCATAACCGATTTGACACCAATTATCAGGAGTTCATGGCTGATGTGATTGCTGACTTGGAACACAGTATAGCAATAGCTGTTAAGGCAGGAGTTAAACCTGAAAAGATAATACTTGATCCAGGGATCGGGTTCGTTAAATCCTTTCAGCAAAATCTTGAAACAATGAGAAGGCTGAATGAAATAACAAACATGGGCTATCCAGTCTTACTGGGTACATCCAGAAAATCGATGATCGGAAAAGCGCTTGATCTTCCAATTGATGAACGTATGGAAGGGACAGGGGCTACAGTCTGCCTTGGAATTGAACGAGGCTGTTCAATCGTTCGTGTGCATGATGTTAAAGAAATAAGCAGAATGGCTAAAATGATGGATATTATGCTTGGGAAAGGTGCTGAGAGCCATGGATAAAATGTATGTGACTGGCATGAAATTTTATGGCTATCACGGCGTTTTTGCTGAGGAACAAAAGCTCGGCCAACGGTTCAGCGTAGATGTAACACTGTCACTTGATCTTTCAAAAGCGGGACTTACTGATGAACTAGATCAAACAGTCAACTATAAAGAAGTTTACGATGCAGTAAAAGAAATTGTTGAGGGAGATCCAGTAAAACTTTTAGAGTCGTTAGCTGAAAGCATTGCTGCCTCTTTGCTCGGAAAGTTCACTTCAGTAGATGAAACAACAATAAAAGTTATAAAACCAGATCCTCCTATTCCGGGACATTATGACTCTGTTGCGGTCGAGATCACAAGAGGCCGCAGTTAAATGGAGCAATTGAATACCGCTTACTTGTCAG
This genomic interval carries:
- the pabC gene encoding aminodeoxychorismate lyase; the encoded protein is MYIYINGKVLTKEEAVISPYDHGFMYGLGAFETFRTYNGFPYLVDEHIDRLQEALKELNISAVINKEHVIEMVQTLLQKNKLENAYFRLNVSAGNGDIGLQTDPYENPVVILYTKPLPQSIASAKELIILKTVRNTPEGKQRLKSHHYLNSILGKRELKDPAGQEGMFLTEDGFISEGTVSNLFWFKNGTLFTPGLSTGILNGITRKWVLNASEKMNIPFETGNYKINELHNADEVFLTNSIQELVPVNRFEQKHFPGAEGQLFQKLKAKYTEDTNNRRRTI
- the folB gene encoding dihydroneopterin aldolase; the encoded protein is MDKMYVTGMKFYGYHGVFAEEQKLGQRFSVDVTLSLDLSKAGLTDELDQTVNYKEVYDAVKEIVEGDPVKLLESLAESIAASLLGKFTSVDETTIKVIKPDPPIPGHYDSVAVEITRGRS
- the folP gene encoding dihydropteroate synthase; this translates as MHEMIMNQPKLMCGEYVLDFSKKTYVMGILNVTPDSFSDGGHHNRIEQAIVHAKEMVRDGADIIDVGGESTRPGAAKVTLEEELERVIPVIEALKQEVNVPISIDTYKAETARQAVQAGAHIINDVWGAKLDPEMPRVMAETNVPVILMHNRFDTNYQEFMADVIADLEHSIAIAVKAGVKPEKIILDPGIGFVKSFQQNLETMRRLNEITNMGYPVLLGTSRKSMIGKALDLPIDERMEGTGATVCLGIERGCSIVRVHDVKEISRMAKMMDIMLGKGAESHG